The segment CCTTGATCTTTGCTCATCATGAATGCCTCTGAATGTAAGGCTTGATTAGCCAATAGTCCTTTCTGTTCCATTGTAGAAATCCATTTGTGATAAAGTGCGTGGCTGTGACGACGGCTGCAGGCTACTGCTTTTTAGGCCTTTATTGAAATCACAGttattttaaagggctcatattaggctattttctgatctgttctaatgcagtttcctcatcacaaacagacatgaagttgtttttgtttcattcacacatatttaacacacaaactctgcaggcTTAggtggagttcttctctcaaacagaaaacactccaccttgtgatgtcacttagtggtaatacaggaagtgctccactgattTACCAAATTTAGGAGTtatacagctattgttttagccttgttTAAACATCATTTCTCTGTGCACCAGGAGAAATGGTAGACTTTCTGTGGCAATCCCAAATGAACAAAAGggcaaactaaaatatttttagGAAATtgacaatttatgtttttttctagggagtcactgatagaaaagcagttcaaatgaggctaaaatAGCTGTTGACCGACcttaaatgacatcacaaggtggaacaaaccAATCTGAGTTTTGGGGCTGGACACAGAGTAATACAGACAGGATTTTATCACATGTGTCTCTGTGCTCCTTccattattaaataaataaactcattaGATCATCGTTGGTGCTCAAATTtgactttaataaaaataagactatttttattgtgacaagattttcattcaaaatgaaGTATCAGACTCCAACACAAAGTTCTCATTATCTCATGAACacaagcaaaagacaaaattaaatctgtcaactgaacaaattgttgttggagtgaagacgtttggctgctcatccaagcctattcttcagttctgttcagattgctggtggacattgccttaagtctgtctgaagggaggggctaactacactgacactgtaaacagctattgtctccagtttcagctgaaactctCTATTCAACCCTGCTATTATTCTCTTTgcttgggtctgaggatggagtaaTAGAtggggggatagatgatgtctaaagcccccattcctgtttaaggattgtctttctgaggaaacaacaatttgtccatttgacagatttaaacttcatcttctgctatggatcagatctggacaaCTGAAGAATTACAAAGACCTTATGAACACAACCAATAAGCCTTCAGTCACTTTCTGTTGTGTGCGTTTTCATGTGTTTCTTCAAATACTGTCTAAGTTTAAACCCTTTCTTACAAATGGAACAACTGTAAGGTCTCTCACCAGTGTGTATTTTCTTATGTTGCTGTAGTGTACCCTTTATGGCAAATGTCCTCCCACAGGTTGAACAACTGTAAGGTTTATCtcctgtgtgtatttttttatgtttatctaGACTACCCTTTATGGCAAATGTCTTCTCACAggttgaacagctgtaaggtctttctcctgtgtgtgttctcagatGTCGAACAAGAGAATACTTTTCAGAATATGTCTTCTCACAtgttgaacagctgaatggtctctctcctgtgtgtacACTCATATGTGTATCAAGATGACTCTTCATggtaaatgttttctcacatgttgaacagctgtaaggtttctctcctgtgtgtatttttttatgtttatctaGATTACCCTTTATGGCAAATGTCTTCTCACAGGttaaacagctgtaaggtttttctcctgtgtgtgttctcagatGTCGAACAAGAGAATAATTCTCAgaaaatgtcttctcacatgttgaacagctgaatggtttctctcctgtgtgtatcTTCACATGGGAATCTAGATTGGCTTTTTGGGTAAATGTTTTACCACAGGttaaacagctgtaaggtttctcccctgtgtgtactttttcatgtttatctAGATTACCCTTTATGGCAAATGTTTTCTGACATGTTGAACAActgtaaggtttctctcctgtgtgtgttctcagatGTCGAACAAGATGTCTTCTATCacaaaatgtcttctcacatattgaacagctgaatggtctcTCACCTGTGTGTATTCTCATATGTGCAACTAGATTGCAGTTTTTGATAAATGTTTTTCCACAtgttgaacagctgaatggtttatctcctgtgtgtgtcttttcatGGTAATTTAGACTGGATTTTTGGGTAAATGTTTTCTTACAGGttaaacagctgtaaggtcGTTCACCACCTCTGTGAATTCTAATGTGTCTTAGTAAAATTTGCTTAGTCCCAAACCTCTTCTTACACACATAACACTGGTGTTTCTTCTTATCAGGTCCTTGGGCTGAAAccatctgtgcagctgaacagCTGATTGGAGCTCTCCAGTCTTCATCATTGTCAGTGCCAGAGGAGTGCTCcgtgtgtccctcagtctcagagtgtaaatgtggctctgtgctgatgtcctttccctgtgtttcctctctgtgctcagtttgtctatgttgaagcagtgaggactcttctgtcttcacactcTCCATTAGGAACtgggaacaaaaacacaaatattaatattcttattttgattttccagaaaaaaacaaaaacaaaaatagtaaatattttatttataagtgccTTTCAAAACTCATGAACGCTGtacaaaacatattaataacagaaaaaaaaacaatacaaaactggaGGACGTGTGAATAGCTGATGCTGATTGAACAAGTTTTGAGTCGTGATTTGAAGAGACGAAGAGTCGATATTGCAGTGACGAGCAGAGGGAACAGAGCAGAAGAGgcggagcagagagaggagagaggacagagagctgcagagacaggaggagagagtgtggacgatgacacccagactcttgaccTGAGGGGAAGGAAGGACAGGAGTCACTGACAGAAATGGACAAACTGTTGGATTTATCAGAGAGGAAGTGCCTACAAGCAGGACCTCCAGTTTGGAGCTGGTCAGTTTGAGGAAATTGGAGGAGAACCAGGAGTTGTTTTCAAGTGGACAGAGGGTGAGGGAGGTGGAAGTGATGGTTTAGTGAAgaggtagagctgggtgtcatctgCGTAACAAGGAAAGTGGTTTAATTTTCTATAAGGTCAACATTCAAATGGCAGAATGTAGACAGTGAAGAAAAGGAGCCCGAGGAAGGAGCCCTGGGGCACACCAGTGGAGACAGAAAAGGAGCGAGGACTGTGAGGTTTAATTTGAATGAATTGACTGTGATCAGAGAGATATGAGGagaagcaggagagaggagtgtgAGAGATACTGATAGACTGGAGTCTGTGAATGAGAGTGGTGTGTGAGATGGTGCCAAAGGCTGCTGTTAAATGGAAGAAGATGAAAATGGAGAGAAGGCCAGAGTCAGAAGCTATGAGGAGGTCAATAGTGAGTTTCAAAAGTGCAGTTTCAGTGCTATGGAGAGGGTAAAAAACTGAAATTATTCATTGATATTGTTAAAGATCAGATGGGTGTTTAGTTGAGAGGCAACGGTTTTAGACAGAATTTTAGAGATGAAGGGTAATTTATAAATGGGGTGATGGTTGCTGAAATAGTTAGGGTCCAggacgtttttttgtttttttttttccagaatagTGACAGATTAGGTTTGGAGTGATGATGGGACAGTTCCAGAGGTCAGGGAGGAGTGAATAATATTAGTAATGAAGGGGACAAGTGACGGAGGACAGGATATAATTTAGAGGAAGTGGGAGGGGGAGTTCGCTCCAGTGATGTAGCAATGTCATTATCCCGAACAAGGAGAaagacatcagctacaaactaACGGCAATTTTATTATGATGGTCACACTAGCTAGCATCGAGACTAGTAAAAGACccaggctgtgtctcaattcaatGGCTGCACACTTCCTCAactgcatttgaagggcacttatGTAACTTCCCGCAcaacaaggcctgtcccatttcatgcaccgcATAAATGCagccgacaaatgtgccctgcatttccagcgtttccatggagatcagctaTGAATGAAGTGTGCATTCGAGCACACTgatatatcccatcatgcaccatgCTTCACTTATGCAATACACCTTTAAATGCAAGTACTGGTTTATGTCTCTTACAACAGTGCTACGACACATATCTGCACCATCAcgtggcggtcagggacagtgtcattggactggcagaccagggtggtggtccctctgtataagaagggggaccggagggtgtgttccaattacaggggactCACActtctcagccttcccggtaaggtctactccagggtactggagaggagaatccagccgtcaaaccttggattcaggatgAGCAGTgcggttttcgtcctggtcgtgggacactggaccagctctatactctctattgtctcctcgagggttcatgagaggatggagtgtgagactgacagacggatcggtgcagcgtctgttGTAgtaaaggaggagcagagtcaaatggcgaagctctcgatttaccggtcaatctacgttcctaccctcacctatggtcatgagctctgggtaatgactgaaaggacaataTCAT is part of the Periophthalmus magnuspinnatus isolate fPerMag1 chromosome 16, fPerMag1.2.pri, whole genome shotgun sequence genome and harbors:
- the LOC129456911 gene encoding zinc finger protein 883-like, which translates into the protein MSKGQTLRALVNERLTAAAEEIFALFERTIAEYEEELCRSKEENQRNQDTPQTPRIKEEPEEQSVKQEEDTLPAQLPESSAVRVKTEESSLLQHRQTEHREKTQGDDISTEPHLHSETEGHMEHSSDTDNDEDWRAPINCSPAQMETEADGDHCNQVQKGQTLRALVNERLTAAAEEIFALFERTTAEYEEELCRSQEENQRNQDTPQTPRIKEEPEEQSIKQEEDTLPAQFLMESVKTEESSLLQHRQTEHREETQGKDISTEPHLHSETEGHTEHSSGTDNDEDWRAPISCSAAQMVSAQGPDKKKHQCYVCKKRFGTKQILLRHIRIHRGGERPYSCLTCKKTFTQKSSLNYHEKTHTGDKPFSCSTCGKTFIKNCNLVAHMRIHTGERPFSCSICEKTFCDRRHLVRHLRTHTGEKPYSCSTCQKTFAIKGNLDKHEKVHTGEKPYSCLTCGKTFTQKANLDSHVKIHTGEKPFSCSTCEKTFSENYSLVRHLRTHTGEKPYSCLTCEKTFAIKGNLDKHKKIHTGEKPYSCSTCEKTFTMKSHLDTHMSVHTGERPFSCSTCEKTYSEKYSLVRHLRTHTGERPYSCSTCEKTFAIKGSLDKHKKIHTGDKPYSCSTCGRTFAIKGTLQQHKKIHTGERPYSCSICKKGFKLRQYLKKHMKTHTTESD